A genome region from Populus alba chromosome 3, ASM523922v2, whole genome shotgun sequence includes the following:
- the LOC118054698 gene encoding deoxyhypusine synthase isoform X2 yields MVDVVVTTAGGIEEDLIKCLAPTYKGDFSLPGAQLRSKGLNRIGNLLVPNDNYCKFEDWIIPIFDQMLKEQIEENFTWTPSKLIARLGKEINNESSYLYWAYKNDIPVFCPGLTDGSLGDMLYFHSFRSPGLIVDIVQDIRAMNGEAVHASPRKTGIIILGGGLPKHHICNANMMRNGADYAVFINTAQEFDGSDSGAHPDEAVSWGKIRGSAKTVKVHCDATIAFPLLVAETFAPRRNRFCSSTQS; encoded by the exons ATG GTTGATGTAGTGGTTACAACGGCGGGTGGCATAGAAGAAGATCTTATAAAATGCCTGGCACCAACATACAAAGGTGACTTCTCTCTCCCTGGGGCTCAATTACGATCAAAAGGGCTGAATCGAATTGGTAACTTGTTGGTACCTAATGACAACTACTGCAAATTTGAGGATTGGATCATTCCAATCTTTGACCAAATGTTGAAGGAACAAATTGAAGAG AATTTCACCTGGACACCTTCTAAATTAATAGCTCGCTTGgggaaagaaataaataatgagagttCATACCTTTATTGGGCATATAAG aaCGACATTCCAGTATTCTGTCCAGGCTTAACCGATGGTTCTCTAGGGGACATGCTATACTTTCATTCCTTCCGCAGCCCTGGTCTAATTGTTGACATAGTTCAAG ATATTAGAGCCATGAATGGTGAAGCTGTCCACGCAAGTCCCAGAAAAACTGGTATCATCATTCTTGGAGGTGGGCTTCCTAAGCATCATATATGCAATGCCAATATGATGCGTAACGGTGCAGATTATGCTGTATTCATCAATACAGCACAAGAATTTGATGGGAGTGATTCTGGAGCTCATCCTGATGAGGCTGTCTCGTGGGGGAAAATACGAGGTTCTGCTAAAACTGTTAAG GTCCACTGTGATGCAACTATTGCTTTTCCTCTCCTAGTTGCTGAAACATTTGCCCCTAGGAGGAACAGATTCTGCAGCAGTACTCAAAGCTAG
- the LOC118054698 gene encoding deoxyhypusine synthase isoform X3, translating into MLKEQIEENFTWTPSKLIARLGKEINNESSYLYWAYKNDIPVFCPGLTDGSLGDMLYFHSFRSPGLIVDIVQDIRAMNGEAVHASPRKTGIIILGGGLPKHHICNANMMRNGADYAVFINTAQEFDGSDSGAHPDEAVSWGKIRGSAKTVKVHCDATIAFPLLVAETFAPRRNRFCSSTQS; encoded by the exons ATGTTGAAGGAACAAATTGAAGAG AATTTCACCTGGACACCTTCTAAATTAATAGCTCGCTTGgggaaagaaataaataatgagagttCATACCTTTATTGGGCATATAAG aaCGACATTCCAGTATTCTGTCCAGGCTTAACCGATGGTTCTCTAGGGGACATGCTATACTTTCATTCCTTCCGCAGCCCTGGTCTAATTGTTGACATAGTTCAAG ATATTAGAGCCATGAATGGTGAAGCTGTCCACGCAAGTCCCAGAAAAACTGGTATCATCATTCTTGGAGGTGGGCTTCCTAAGCATCATATATGCAATGCCAATATGATGCGTAACGGTGCAGATTATGCTGTATTCATCAATACAGCACAAGAATTTGATGGGAGTGATTCTGGAGCTCATCCTGATGAGGCTGTCTCGTGGGGGAAAATACGAGGTTCTGCTAAAACTGTTAAG GTCCACTGTGATGCAACTATTGCTTTTCCTCTCCTAGTTGCTGAAACATTTGCCCCTAGGAGGAACAGATTCTGCAGCAGTACTCAAAGCTAG
- the LOC118054700 gene encoding methionine gamma-lyase — protein MDRKTVNVEIESKKEVPAEALAAARHELGEHNGINMSIEASNTFTFKDSDAMNRAFLGEVGPKTGIYIYSRHLNPTILNLGRQIAAMEGTETAYCTASGMSAISSVFLQLCNTGGHVVAAKTLYGGSHALLTHFLPQKCNITTTFVDIVDLEEVDKAMIEGKTSVLYFESISNPTLIVANIPELSKIAHAKGVKVVVDNTFAPMILSPAKLGADVVVHSISKYISGEADIIAGAVCGPADIVDQMRDPHEGPFMLLGPTMNPKLAFEISGRIPHLSMRMKKHCKRAMKYVTKMKELDPNLDVLYPGLKEHPQHSLLKSMSNKDYGFGGVFCIDMKTEGRAYRLMDKLQNNSKFGFMGVSLGYYETLMSCSSSSTNSMLDTKEKERAGISPGLVRFSVGYVGTFEQKWSQFTRAYSEM, from the exons ATGGATAGAAAAACTGTTAACGTTGAGATTGAGTCCAAGAAAGAAGTTCCAGCTGAAGCTTTGGCTGCCGCCCGGCATGAGCTAGGTGAACATAATGGTATTAACATGTCCATCGAGGCCTCTAATaccttcaccttcaaggattcCGATGCCATGAACCGTGCGTTCCTCGGCGAGGTCGGTCCCAAGACCGGGATTTACATCTATAGCCGTCACTTAAACCCCACCATATTAAACCTTGGCCGTCAGATCGCTGCCATGGAAGGAACTGAGACTGCCTATTGCACTGCTAGTg GTATGTCTGCGATATCATCAGTGTTCCTGCAGCTTTGCAACACTGGTGGGCATGTGGTGGCAGCGAAGACTCTCTATGGTGGAAGTCACGCCTTGTTAACCCATTTCTTACCACAGAAATGCAACATAACAACAACGTTTGTGGACATTGTTGATCTCGAGGAGGTTGATAAAGCAATGATCGAAGGAAAGACCAGCGTGTTGTACTTTGAATCCATCTCGAACCCAACTTTGATTGTCGCAAACATCCCTGAATTGAGCAAAATAGCACACGCAAAAGGGGTCAAGGTGGTGGTGGACAATACTTTTGCTCCAATGATTCTCTCCCCGGCAAAGCTTGGGGCAGATGTGGTTGTGCATAGCATCTCCAAGTATATTAGTGGTGAAGCTGATATTATTGCAG GTGCTGTTTGTGGGCCTGCTGATATAGTGGACCAAATGAGAGACCCTCATGAAGGGCCTTTCATGCTTCTTGGCCCAACAATGAATCCCAAGCTAGCCTTCGAGATATCAGGGAGAATCCCTCACCTGAGCATGAGGATGAAGAAGCATTGCAAACGAGCAATGAAGTATGTCACCAAGATGAAGGAACTGGACCCTAACCTAGATGTCTTATACCCAGGGCTTAAAGAGCATCCACAGCACAGTCTCTTGAAGTCCATGTCTAATAAGGATTATGGATTCGGTGGGGTTTTCTGCATTGACATGAAAACTGAAGGAAGGGCCTATCGCTTGATGGACAAATTGCAAAACAACTCCAAATTTGGGTTCATGGGCGTTAGCTTGGGCTATTACGAGACCCTCATGTCTTGCTCTTCCAGTAGCACTAATAGCATGTTGGACaccaaggaaaaggaaagagccGGCATTTCACCGGGGCTGGTTAGATTTTCCGTCGGATACGTAGGGACTTTTGAGCAGAAATGGAGCCAGTTCACAAGGGCATATTCAGAAATGTAA
- the LOC118054701 gene encoding methionine gamma-lyase, with protein MDGKTANVEIESKKEVPAEALAAARHELGEHNGINMSIEASNTFTFKDSDAMNRAFLGEVGPKTGIYIYSRHLNPTTLNLGRQIAAMEGTETAYCTASGMSAISSVFLQLCNTGGHVVAAKTIYGGTHAMLTHFLPQKCNITTTFVDIVDLEEVDKAMIEGKTSVLYLEPISNPTLIVANIPELSKLAHAKGVKVVVDNTFSPMILSPAKLGADVVVHSISKYISGEADIIAGAVCGPADIVDQMRDLHGGPLMFLGPTMNPKLAFEISGRIPHLSMRMKKHCKRAMKYVTKMKELDPNLDVLYPGLKEHPQHSLLKSMSNKDYGFGGVFCIDMKTEGRACRLMDKLQNNTKFGFMGVSFGYYETLMTCSSRSTNSMMNSKEKESAGISPGLVRFSVGYVGTFEQKWSQFTKAYSEM; from the exons ATGGATGGAAAAACTGCTAACGTTGAGATCGAGTCCAAGAAAGAAGTTCCAGCTGAAGCTTTGGCTGCCGCTCGGCATGAGCTAGGTGAACATAATGGTATTAACATGTCCATCGAGGCCTCTAATaccttcaccttcaaggattcCGATGCCATGAACCGTGCGTTCCTCGGCGAGGTCGGTCCCAAGACCGGGATCTACATCTATAGCCGTCACTTAAACCCCACCACATTAAACCTTGGCCGTCAGATTGCTGCCATGGAAGGAACTGAGACTGCCTATTGCACTGCTAGTG GTATGTCTGCGATATCATCAGTGTTCCTGCAGCTTTGCAACACTGGTGGGCATGTGGTGGCAGCGAAGACTATATATGGTGGAACTCACGCCATGTTAACCCATTTCTTACCACAGAAATGCAACATAACAACAACGTTTGTGGACATTGTTGATCTCGAGGAGGTTGATAAAGCAATGATCGAAGGAAAGACCAGTGTGTTGTACCTTGAACCCATCTCGAACCCAACTTTGATTGTCGCAAACATCCCTGAATTGAGCAAATTAGCACATGCAAAAGGGGTCAAGGTGGTGGTGGACAATACTTTTTCTCCAATGATTCTCTCCCCCGCAAAGCTTGGGGCAGATGTGGTTGTGCATAGCATCTCCAAGTATATTAGTGGTGAAGCTGATATTATCGCAG GTGCGGTTTGTGGGCCTGCTGATATAGTGGACCAAATGAGAGACCTTCACGGAGGGCCTTTGATGTTTCTTGGCCCAACAATGAATCCCAAGCTAGCCTTCGAGATATCGGGGAGAATCCCTCACCTGAGCATGAGGATGAAGAAACATTGCAAACGAGCAATGAAGTATGTCACCAAGATGAAGGAACTGGACCCTAACCTAGATGTCTTATACCCCGGGCTTAAAGAGCATCCACAGCACAGTCTCCTGAAGTCCATGTCTAATAAGGATTATGGATTCGGTGGCGTTTTCTGCATTGACATGAAAACTGAAGGAAGGGCCTGTCGCTTGATGGACAAATTGCAAAACAACACCAAATTTGGGTTCATGGGCGTTAGCTTCGGCTATTATGAGACCCTCATGACTTGCTCTTCCAGGAGCACTAATAGTATGATGAACAGCAAGGAAAAGGAAAGTGCCGGCATTTCACCAGGGCTGGTCAGATTTTCCGTGGGATACGTCGGGACTTTTGAGCAGAAATGGAGCCAATTCACCAAGGCATATTCGGAAATGTAA
- the LOC118054698 gene encoding deoxyhypusine synthase isoform X1, giving the protein MEENLLSSVRSTVFKDSEGLDGKCIKIEGYDFNQGVNYSKLLKSMVSTGFQASNLGDAIQAVNNMLDWRLADEEITEDCSDEERELAYRESVRCKLFLGFTSNLVSSGVRDTIRYLVQHHMVDVVVTTAGGIEEDLIKCLAPTYKGDFSLPGAQLRSKGLNRIGNLLVPNDNYCKFEDWIIPIFDQMLKEQIEENFTWTPSKLIARLGKEINNESSYLYWAYKNDIPVFCPGLTDGSLGDMLYFHSFRSPGLIVDIVQDIRAMNGEAVHASPRKTGIIILGGGLPKHHICNANMMRNGADYAVFINTAQEFDGSDSGAHPDEAVSWGKIRGSAKTVKVHCDATIAFPLLVAETFAPRRNRFCSSTQS; this is encoded by the exons ATGGAGGAGAATTTGCTATCATCAGTACGGTCCACAGTGTTTAAAGATTCAGAAGGTCTTGATGGGAAATGCATTAAGATTGAAGGATATGATTTTAATCAAGGAGTGAACTACTCTAAGCTTCTCAAATCCATGGTCTCTACCGGGTTTCAAGCTTCCAACCTTGGAGATGCCATTCAAGCTGTTAATAACATG CTAGACTGGAGGCTTGCTGATGAAGAGATAACAGAAGATTGTAGTGATGAGGAGAGGGAGTTGGCCTATAGAGAGTCTGTGAGATGCAAACTGTTCTTGGGTTTTACATCAAATCTTGTTTCTTCAGGTGTTAGAGATACAATTCGATATCTTGTTCAGCATCATATG GTTGATGTAGTGGTTACAACGGCGGGTGGCATAGAAGAAGATCTTATAAAATGCCTGGCACCAACATACAAAGGTGACTTCTCTCTCCCTGGGGCTCAATTACGATCAAAAGGGCTGAATCGAATTGGTAACTTGTTGGTACCTAATGACAACTACTGCAAATTTGAGGATTGGATCATTCCAATCTTTGACCAAATGTTGAAGGAACAAATTGAAGAG AATTTCACCTGGACACCTTCTAAATTAATAGCTCGCTTGgggaaagaaataaataatgagagttCATACCTTTATTGGGCATATAAG aaCGACATTCCAGTATTCTGTCCAGGCTTAACCGATGGTTCTCTAGGGGACATGCTATACTTTCATTCCTTCCGCAGCCCTGGTCTAATTGTTGACATAGTTCAAG ATATTAGAGCCATGAATGGTGAAGCTGTCCACGCAAGTCCCAGAAAAACTGGTATCATCATTCTTGGAGGTGGGCTTCCTAAGCATCATATATGCAATGCCAATATGATGCGTAACGGTGCAGATTATGCTGTATTCATCAATACAGCACAAGAATTTGATGGGAGTGATTCTGGAGCTCATCCTGATGAGGCTGTCTCGTGGGGGAAAATACGAGGTTCTGCTAAAACTGTTAAG GTCCACTGTGATGCAACTATTGCTTTTCCTCTCCTAGTTGCTGAAACATTTGCCCCTAGGAGGAACAGATTCTGCAGCAGTACTCAAAGCTAG